One genomic window of Cercospora beticola chromosome 5, complete sequence includes the following:
- a CDS encoding uncharacterized protein (BUSCO:EOG092655SO), which translates to MVPKPASKTSIPTTVHDFLVLPLQLPKTASYPNDATHYLYLRPNAPKVPTETTPREVFMVNIPIDTTEAHVRHLFASQLGGGRVENVAFEGERVGKGISAPVAPVVQQGKKRKRDAADAENAAEVGKLPEIWDRDIRRSGSSAIVTFVDQESAKLALKEAKRAIKSKAEITWGEGLRDLPRLGSARYRTHHALRFPDHAALQESVDAFMASFAAQEEARAKQLARLRNEPDADGFITVTRGGRQGPGRLEEAKAKEEEFKKREKSRIKEDFYRFQTREKRKEEQQNLVHQFEEDRKRVEEIRRRKGKLRPE; encoded by the coding sequence ATGGTGCCCAAACCCGCCTCCAAGACGTCGATACCCACGACAGTGCATGATTTCCTTGTCCTCCCTCTCCAGTTACCCAAGACTGCTTCATATCCCAACGATGCGACACACTACCTCTACCTGCGCCCGAATGCGCCCAAAGTGCCCACCGAGACAACACCACGCGAAGTCTTCATGGTCAACATCCCTATCGACACCACCGAGGCTCACGTGAGACACCTATTTGCATCTCAACTCGGCGGCGGGCGAGTAGAAAATGTGGCATTTGAAGGCGAACGCGTAGGCAAGGGCATTTCTGCTCCAGTCGCGCCTGTTGTGCAGCAAGGCAAGAAGCGAAAGAGGGACGCGGCGGATGCAGAAAATGCTGCAGAAGTGGGAAAGTTGCCTGAGATATGGGATCGGGACATTCGAAGGAGCGGGAGTTCTGCCATTGTCACATTCGTGGATCAAGAATCCGCCAAATTGGCGTTGAAAGAAGCCAAACGGGCGATCAAATCAAAAGCAGAAATTACCTGGGGTGAAGGACTGCGAGACCTTCCGCGCTTGGGCAGCGCTCGATACAGGACGCATCACGCGTTGCGATTCCCAGATCATGCTGCACTGCAGGAGAGCGTAGATGCTTTCATGGCATCCTTTGCTGCTCAGGAGGAAGCTCGTGCGAAGCAGCTGGCGCGTCTGCGCAACGAACCTGACGCTGACGGGTTCATCACTGTTACAAGAGGCGGAAGGCAAGGTCCGGGACGATTGGAAGAGGCCAAGGCGAAGGAAGAGGAGTTCaagaagagggagaagagtCGCATTAAGGAGGACTTCTACCGTTTCCAGacgagggagaagaggaaagaggagcagcagaactTGGTGCATCAATTCGAGGAGGATCGCAAGAGGGTTGAAGAGATACGGAGGAGAAAGGGCAAATTACGGCCGGAATGA